The Arachis hypogaea cultivar Tifrunner chromosome 14, arahy.Tifrunner.gnm2.J5K5, whole genome shotgun sequence genome has a segment encoding these proteins:
- the LOC140178674 gene encoding uncharacterized protein, producing the protein MKSPGCIKDVQRLAGRLTALSRFLGASAAKALPFFNLMRKGIAFEWTPACEEAFNHFKKILAAPPVLGKPVVGEPLYLYLAVTEEALAAVLVRKEAKAQQPIYFVSKALQGAELRYSKLEKLALALLTSSRNGRLPGGSNQRFNRGHGHTVEAPCGRSLQLDVRGRRDHLRKPNRGHLRTVGQFEFPVSNNQVEYEALLGGLTLAQEVGATRLEVCSDSQIITSQVNGSYQARDSLLQKYLERVKELSEQFEEVTVQHVLRERNTRADLLSKLASTKSGTGNRSLIQGITREPAVALHLTKISPSWMDSITNFLQNGKLPEDKREGKVLRRETAKYTIIQGQLFKKGLSQPLLKCLHPDQTSYVLREVHEGCCGHHIGGKALARKLIQAGYYWPSMMNDSKEFVKNAPNAKRTPTTTEHQLPN; encoded by the exons ATGAAGAGCCCGGGCTGCATCAAAGACGTCCAGAGACTAGCGGGAAGGCTCACCGCGCTATCTCGTTTCCTCGGGGCGTCGGCTGCAAAGGCCCTACCTTTCTTCAACCTCATGAGAAAGGGAATAGCATTTGAATGGACCCCAGCATGCGAGGAAGCGTTCAACCATTTCAAAAAGATACTTGCAGCTCCGCCGGTGCTCGGTAAACCAGTGGTCGGAGAACCGCTCTACCTGTACCTAGCAGTAACGGAGGAAGCGCTGGCGGCGGTCTTGGTGCGGAAAGAGGCGAAAGCCCAACAACCAATTTACTTTGTGAGTAAGGCGCTACAAGGAGCAGAGCTCAGGTACAGcaagttggagaaactggcacTTGCGCTCCTAACCTCCTCCC GCAATGGCAGACTTCCTGGTGGAAGTAACCAGAGATTCAACCGAGGACAcgggcacacggtggaagctccatgtggacggagcctccaactaGACGTCCGGGGACGCCGGGATCATCTTAGAAAGCCCAACCGGGGTCATTTACGAACTGTCGGTCAGTTCGAGTTTCCAGTGTCGAACAACCAAGTAGAATATGAAGCTCTCCTAGGTGGCTTGACCTTAGCCCAAGAAGTCGGGGCTACGAGGCTAGAAGTATGCAGCGACTCGCAAATCATCACCTCACaggtaaatggaagctaccaggctaGAGATTCGCTATTGCAGAAGTACTTGGAGAGGGTTAAAGAATTGAGCGAACAGTTTGAGGAGGTCACGGTCCAACACGTTCTGagggaaaggaacacacgggcagacctcctatccAAGTTAGCGAGCACGAAATCTGGAACCGGCAACCGCTCCCTCATTCAAGGCATTACGAGAGAACCAGCGGTCGCCCTCCACCTGACCAAGATAAGCCCCTCCTGGATGGACTCCATCACCAACTTCTTGCAAAACGGCAAACTCCCCGAGGACAAGAGGGAAGGCAAAGTGTTAAGAAGGGAGACCGCCAAATACACGATCATACAGGGCCAACTGTTCAAAAAGGGGCTTAGCCAACCTTTACTGAAGTGCTTACACCCCGACCAAACGAGCTACGTGCTCAGAGAAGTCCACGAGGGGTGCTGCGgtcaccacatcgggggcaaagccctagctaGAAAGCTCATCCAAGCCGGGTATTACTGGCCGTCAATGATGAATGACTCCAAAGAATTCGTAAAAAATGCGCCAAATGCCAAGAGAACGCCAACTACCACAGAGCACCAGCTACCGAACTGA